AACAGCCACTTCGGCGGCATGGTCAGCAGGCGAACAACATAACGTGCAGAGCGCGGTGGACGAGGTCAAACGCGCGATTGCCGACGGCAACAGACGCTATGAGGAACGCTTTGGCAGGATCTTTATTGTGTGCGCGACGGGAAAGCAGCCGGCAGAGATACTGGCAACTCTCAATCGACGTCTTGCTAATGACGACGAGACGGAGCTGAAGGAATCGGCAGACGAGCAGGAGAAGATTCTTCAGCTGCGTTTGAAGAAGTGGCTGATGCAGGAGGGAGTTTGAGCGGAATATCGACCCATATTCTTGACACGGCCTCGGGCAAACCAGCCACCGGCGTGGGCGTCTCTCTATTGCACGCAGATCGACGTGACGGGTGGCAGACATTGTCGGCGCAACACACCGATGGCGATGGCCGTTGCCGCCAACTGATGCCGGAAGGCGTTGAACTGGCACCGGGACAATATCGGATTCGGTTTGATACTGGGGCGTATTACGCCGCTCAAGCATTGCAGGGGCTCTACCCGTTTGTCGAGATCACGTTTACCGTTCAGGCGACAGACACGCACCTGCACATACCGCTGCTGTTGACGGCCAATGGCTACACAACTTATCGAGGAACGTAACCGGATGATCAAGTTGGGGGAGAACAGATACGGGAAGTGCCGGGTGCGTGTGGTTCGCGTTAAGCGCGACCGTCCGGTGCATGAGTTCCAGGAATGGACCGTTGAAGTGTTGCTTACTGGCGACTTTACCGAATGCTTTGAAGACGGCGACAACTCGCGCATTATGGCGACGGATTCGATGAAGAACACCGTGTATTCGCTGGCACGGGACACGAACGCGGGCACGATTGAAGATTTTGCGCTGGAGTTAACAGACTACATCGTGAAGACCAATCCGCAGATTGATTCGGCGAGCGTATCGATTACAAACGTGCTGTGGGGACATATCACGATCGATGATGTTGCCGCACCTTCCGCGTTTATCAAGAGTGGCGGCGAGGTGGAAACCTCGGAGGTCACTCGACAGAAGGATGGCACGCTGACGGTAGCATCGGGAATTGAAAACCTTGTGATTATCAAGACAGCCAATTCAGGGTTTGAAGGGTTCATTCACGATGTGCATACAACACTGCCGGAGACGGCGGACAGATTGTTTGGAACGGCGGTTCGAGCGCGTTGGACATATGCAGTCAGCGATCTGGCATTTGCCGAGACACGCGACACAGTTCGCAATGCACTGCTGAAGGCATTTGCGGCGCATGACAGCAGGTCGGTGCAACACACCCTGTATGCGATGGGAAAGGCGGCTCTGGAGCAGGTTCCGGCGATGAAGGAGATCGAGCTGACGATGCCCAACAAGCACTGTATTTTGGTTGACCTCGCGAAGTTCGGCAAGACAAACCCCAACGAGATCTTTGTGCCGATCGAGGAGCCCTATGGATACATCGAGGCAACGGTACGGCGGGAGAACTGAGCTGAAAGAGCCCTCGCATGAGATGACCTCTCACGCAGCGCGTGTGATGGAGCGATGCCGCGAGCTTGCGCGCATCACCGACGTCGCGGGCGAGACGACGCGGACATTTCTTTCGCCTGCGGCACGCCGGTGCATGAAGACCGTGACGTCATGGATGGAAGCCGCAGGGTTTGAGGTTCGTATTGATGGCGCAGGAAATCTTCATGGTCTATACGCCGGTGCACAGCCGAGGACCGCTCGCCTACTTATCGGATCGCATCTGGATACAGTTCCGAATGCGGGCGCCTTCGATGGAGTTCTGGGGGTGATGCTTGGTCTTGAGCTGGTCGAGGCGCTTGGCGGCAAAAGGCTCTCGCATGCGATTGAACTCGTTGGCTTCTCGGAGGAAGAGGGCGTGCGGTTCGGCACTCCTTTTATCGGAAGCCGTGCGCTTGTGGGGCGCGTTGACGATCAATTGCTCTCGAAGGCAGATGCAGCGGGGGTCTCTGTACGGCAGGCGATAGTGGA
The genomic region above belongs to Acidobacteriota bacterium and contains:
- the uraD gene encoding 2-oxo-4-hydroxy-4-carboxy-5-ureidoimidazoline decarboxylase, which translates into the protein MNTVLERWNSLSDADAASELLSCCGSSAWARSMAAARPYGDAQQLFLRASEVWRGLGVDDWMEAFNSHPRIGERHAANATTATSAAWSAGEQHNVQSAVDEVKRAIADGNRRYEERFGRIFIVCATGKQPAEILATLNRRLANDDETELKESADEQEKILQLRLKKWLMQEGV
- the uraH gene encoding hydroxyisourate hydrolase, with amino-acid sequence MSGISTHILDTASGKPATGVGVSLLHADRRDGWQTLSAQHTDGDGRCRQLMPEGVELAPGQYRIRFDTGAYYAAQALQGLYPFVEITFTVQATDTHLHIPLLLTANGYTTYRGT
- the pucL gene encoding urate oxidase, which encodes MIKLGENRYGKCRVRVVRVKRDRPVHEFQEWTVEVLLTGDFTECFEDGDNSRIMATDSMKNTVYSLARDTNAGTIEDFALELTDYIVKTNPQIDSASVSITNVLWGHITIDDVAAPSAFIKSGGEVETSEVTRQKDGTLTVASGIENLVIIKTANSGFEGFIHDVHTTLPETADRLFGTAVRARWTYAVSDLAFAETRDTVRNALLKAFAAHDSRSVQHTLYAMGKAALEQVPAMKEIELTMPNKHCILVDLAKFGKTNPNEIFVPIEEPYGYIEATVRREN